CGAATGAGCCCGCAGGAGAAGATGTCGCTGCTGTGGAAGCGGATTCCGCGCAAGCTGTTCGGCGGCAGGATGCGGACGACGACGGTCGTCATGTGTGTGCTGTGGCTGGCACTGGCGACCCTCAACTCTTATCTGGTCGATCAGGCGAACACCTCGAAGGGCAACTCGCAGCGGACCGGGGTCGAGCAGAGTCAGCCCTACGACCCGGCACCCGCCAGGAGTCCGCAGGCGTCGACCTCTTCCTCCACCACAACGACGACGCCGCTGTCGTCCGAGACCTCCACGTCGTCCACCTCGGCGTCGCAGTCGGAGACGACTCGTTCGGACCGCCAGCCGGGTGCGTCGACGACCACGTCGGGCGCCGCACACAGCACCACGACCCAGCAGGAGTCGTCGGGTCAGTCGACGACCACGACGGAGTCCCCGAAGCAGACGCAGGAACCGCAGAAGACCACCGCCGGTGCGGAGGCCAGCACCATTCCGAGCCCGGCGGGCTGACGTAACCCGGCGGGGCGCGTCGTTGCCCTAGATCACCGTTAGATAACGGCTAGACTGACTTCTCGTGATCAGCGTCAAGGATGTCTCGAAGTTCTACAAGGCCTCCACACGGCCGGCCCTGGACAAGGTGAACGTCGAGATCGACAAGGGCGAGTTCGTGTTCCTGATCGGGCCGTCGGGCTCGGGCAAGAGCACATTCATGCAGCTCCTGCTCAAGGAGGAGACGCCCACCTCCGGGGACATCTACGTCGCGGACTTCCACGTCAACAAGCTGTCCGGACGGCGCGTGCCGAAGCTGCGGCAGAGCGTCGGCTACGTGTTCCAGGACTTCCGGCTGCTGCCGAACAAGACGGTGTCGCAGAACATCGCGTTCGCGCTCGAGGTGATCGGCAAGTCCCGTTCGGTGATCGAGCGCACGGTTCCGGAGGTGCTCGAACTCGTCGGTCTCTCCGGCAAGGCCGACCGTCTGCCCAACGAGCTTTCGGGCGGCGAGCAGCAGCGTGTGGCGATTGCCCGTGCGTTCGTGAACCGTCCGCTGGTCCTGCTCGCCGACGAGCCCACCGGCAACCTCGACCCCGACACCAGCGCCGACATCATGTTGCTGCTCGAGCGGATCAACCGCACCGGCACCACCGTGCTCATGGCGACGCACGATCATCACATCGTCGACTCGATGCGCCGGCGCGTCGTCGAACTCGACCTCGGTCGGGTGGTGCGCGACGAAGCGCGAGGCGTGTACGCCGTCGGCCGCTAGGCCCCGGCACCCGTCAGCCCACACCGCGCCAGACACCCGCCATCGAACAGACGACACAAGGACTGCGATTCTCCGATGCGTGCCAGCTTCATCTTCAGCGAGGTCCTGACCGGCCTGCGCCGCAACATCACGATGACCATCGCGATGATCCTCACGACCGCGATCTCGCTGGGACTGTTCGGCGGCGGCCTGCTGGTCGTGCAGATGGCCGACAAGACGCAGCAGATCTTCCTGGACCGGGTCGAGGTGCAGCTGTTCCTCACCGAGGACATCTCCGCGTCCGACCCGAACTGCGTGCAGGACATCTGCCGCGGCCTGCGCAACGACCTGGAGAACACCGACTCGGTGGTCTCGGTGCAGTACCTCAACCGCGACGACGCCGTCGCCGACGCCACCGACCGCGTGTTCAAGGACCAGCCCGAGCTGGCGTCGCTGGTGAGCCCGGAGAGCTTCCCGGCCTCGTTCAAGATCAAGCTCAGCGATCCCGAGCGGTTCGGTGTCATCAACGCCGAGTTCGGCGACCGGCCGGGCATCGACAGCATCCTCAACCAGCGCGAGCTGGTCGATCGTCTGTTCAGCGTTCTCGGCGGGATCCGCAACGCGGCGTTCGCGATCGCGATCGTGCAGGCGATCGCCGCGATCTTCCTGATCGCCAACATGGTGCAGGTGGCCGCGCTCACCCGCCGGACCGAGGTCGGCATCATGCGGCTGGTCGGTGCCACCCGCTGGTACACGCAGCTGCCGTTCCTGCTCGAGGCCGTCGTCGCGTCGTTGATCGGAGCGGCGCTCGCCATCGTGGGCCTGTTCACCGCGAAGAACCTGTTCATCGACGACGTCCTCGCCGACATCTACGACGCGAACATCGTGGCCCGTGTCTCCAACAGCGACGTGCTGCTGGTCTCGCCGTTCATCGCGATCGTCGGCGCCGGCATGGCCGCGGTCACCGCGTATATCGCGCTGCGCCTGTACGTGCGGGACTGACAGCGACGCTGCGGGAAAATCGGGTTGCTGCGGCCCCTATGCTGGTAGTCGTACCAACCCAGGTCACAGTGGAACTGAAGGCGGATCGAGGACAGTGAGGGCCCGCACGTGAAAGAGAAGGGCCGCAAGGTCATCGCGACCAATCGCAAGGCGCGACACAACTACACCATCATCGACACCTACGAGGCCGGCGTCGCACTGCTCGGTACCGAGGTGAAGAGCCTGCGCGAGGGCAAGGCGTCGTTGGTCGACGCGTTCGCGACCGTCGACGACGGCGAGGTGTGGCTGCGCGGACTGCACATTCCCGAGTACACGCAGGGCACGTGGACCAACCACGCGCCGCGGCGCACCCGCAAACTGCTGCTGCACAAGCGCGAGATCGAGCACCTCGTCGGCAAGACCCGCGAGGGCAACCAGACGCTCGTGCCGCTGTCGATGTACTTCTCCGACGGCAAGGTCAAGGTCGAACTCGCTCTCGCGAAGGGCAAGCAGGACTACGACAAGCGACAGGATCTGGCCCGACGCACGGCTGAGCGTGAGGTCACCCGCGAACTCGGACGCCGTGTGAAGGGCATGCGCTGACCCCAGTCCTCCTCGCGCTCGTGGCCGCAGTCGGCTACGGCGTCAGCGACTTCGTCGGTGGGGTGGCCTCCCGGCGCGTCGCTGCCCTGCGGGTGGTGATCGTCTCCTACCCGCTGTCGCTGCTGTTGGTCCTCGCGCTCGCCCCGTTCGTCGGCGGCGAGGTCACCACCGAGGCACTGCTGTGGGGCGCCGCGTCCGGCATCGGGTCGGGCCTCGCCGTGTGGTGGTTCTACCTGGCGCTCGCGTCCGGCCCGATGGCGGTCGTCTCGCCGCTGACGGCGGTACTGGTCGCGGGTCTGCCGGCGATAGTCGGCATCCTCCTCGGGGAGCGGCCCGGGGCCGTCGCGTATCTCGGGATCGTCGTCGCGCTCGTCGCGGTCGTACTGGTATCCCGGGAGTCGCCGGACGAGGTGGCCGGGGAGGTGGCCGGGGGCCGAGAGTTGCGGTTCACCCGCACGGTCGCGTGGCTCACCGTCGGGTCCGGCGTGGCATTCGCGTTCGCGTTCGTCGGGCTGCACGAAATTCCCGACGGCACCGGGCTGTGGCCGCTCGCCGCCGCCCGCGCCACGGCGACCGTCGTCGTGTGGGCGGTCGCGCTGACGTCGCGGCAGTTCCGCCCGCCGCACGGCGAGGTGCTGCGCCTGACTGCCTACATCGCGGTGCTCGACGTGGTCGCGAACGCCGCGATGATGTACGCGTTCCAGGGCGGTCTGCTGTCGCTGGTGAGCGTCATCGGCTCGCTGTATCCGGCCGCGACGGTGCTGCTGGCGATGGTGATGCTCGGCGAACGCGTCAGCCGGATCCAGCAGGCCGGAATGCTGTTGGCGCTCGCGTCGGTTGCGATGATCGCGGTGGCCGCCACGTGACGGGAGCGGGGCGGGCGCCGTAGCTCCAGGTGACCGGGTACGGCTGCCTGCCCTGCGTCTCAACCTTGACGCGTGTCGGCGTCACTGCGAATCCGGCAGAGCACGTCGCCGCCGGCTCGGGTGTCGCCGACTGTCACGTCGACGCTCTCGATACGACCGGATTTGTGAGCACGGACCGGGTTCTCCATCTTCATTGCTTCGACCACCGCGATCAGTTCACCGGCCTGCACCTGCTGACCTTCTGTGACCGTCAGCTTCGTGATGGTGCCTTGCATCGGTGCCGACACGTCGTCACCGTTGTGATTCGGCGTCTGAAGTGCGGAGGTCGTTTGTTTCGACTGGGCGCGAATGCCCTCTGCATCGGGTCCCAGAATGCCGAGGCCCGGCAGATTCACCCGGTGTGCGCGGCCACCGATCAGAACCGTGACCGAATTGGGGTCGGTGGCCGTGGAGCCGGATGGATGACCTGCGATCTCCTCGGCGGACCCTTCCTCCAGGCCGAGGAATGCGGCGGCTTCGGCCTCGATCCAGGTCGTGTGTACGGCGAACGCCACGCTGTCGGTAGTGAATTCGGGCGCTCGAGTAACGGTGCGGTGGAAGGGTAGTACCGTGGGCAAGCCTTCGACCCGCATCTCGGCGAGGGCGCGGCGACTGCGGGCCAGCGCTGTGGCGCGGTCAGGACCCGAGACGATCAGCTTGGCCAGCATGGAATCGAACTGGCCACCGACAACGGTGCCCGCCTCCACGCCCGCGTCGATCCGGATTCCAGGGCCTTCGGGTACTTCCCACTTGGTGATCGTTCCCGGCGTGGGGATGAACCCACCGAATGGGTCCTCACAGTTGATCCGGAACTCGAACGCGTGGCCGATGGGCTCGGGATCCTCTGTCAGGCTGAGTGATTCACCGCGTGCGATTCGGAATTGCTCGAGGACGAGGTCGAGTCCCGTTGTCTGCTCGGTGACGGGATGTTCCACCTGCAATCGAGTGTTGACTTCGAGGAAGGACACGGTGCCGTCGCAGCCGACCAGGAACTCCACCGTCCCGGCACCGATGTAGCCGCTCTTGAAACAGATTGCGCGTGCACCCTCCCGGATCGCGGCTTCCTGCTCGGACGTGAGGAAGGGGGCGGGCGCTTCCTCCACCAGCTTTTGGTGGCGCCGTTGCAGGGTGCAGTCGCGAGTACCGACGACGACCACGTTCCCATGTGTGTCGGCGAGCACCTGGGCCTCGACATGGCGCGGTTTGTCGAGGTAGCTCTCGACAAAGCACTCTCCGCGCCCGAACGCCACGACAGCCTCTCGTGTTGCTGCTTCGAATTCGTCGGCGATATAGCGGGATTCGCGCACCACGCGTAACCCGCGGCCGCCACCTCCGAATGCCGCCTTGATTGCGATGGGAAGTCCATGTTCGGTTGCGAACGACTGGATCTCGGCGACACTCTGCACCGGATCTCGAGTACCTGGCACCAAGGGAGCGCCGACGGTTTCCGCGATCGCTCGGGCGGTGACTTTGTCCCCGAGAGCGCGGATGGTTTCGGGTCGAGGTCCGATCCACACCAGCCCTGCGGCGATCACAGCTTCGGCGAAATCTGCGTTCTCGGAC
This genomic stretch from Prescottella soli harbors:
- the ftsE gene encoding cell division ATP-binding protein FtsE — encoded protein: MISVKDVSKFYKASTRPALDKVNVEIDKGEFVFLIGPSGSGKSTFMQLLLKEETPTSGDIYVADFHVNKLSGRRVPKLRQSVGYVFQDFRLLPNKTVSQNIAFALEVIGKSRSVIERTVPEVLELVGLSGKADRLPNELSGGEQQRVAIARAFVNRPLVLLADEPTGNLDPDTSADIMLLLERINRTGTTVLMATHDHHIVDSMRRRVVELDLGRVVRDEARGVYAVGR
- the ftsX gene encoding permease-like cell division protein FtsX, with product MRASFIFSEVLTGLRRNITMTIAMILTTAISLGLFGGGLLVVQMADKTQQIFLDRVEVQLFLTEDISASDPNCVQDICRGLRNDLENTDSVVSVQYLNRDDAVADATDRVFKDQPELASLVSPESFPASFKIKLSDPERFGVINAEFGDRPGIDSILNQRELVDRLFSVLGGIRNAAFAIAIVQAIAAIFLIANMVQVAALTRRTEVGIMRLVGATRWYTQLPFLLEAVVASLIGAALAIVGLFTAKNLFIDDVLADIYDANIVARVSNSDVLLVSPFIAIVGAGMAAVTAYIALRLYVRD
- the smpB gene encoding SsrA-binding protein SmpB; the protein is MKEKGRKVIATNRKARHNYTIIDTYEAGVALLGTEVKSLREGKASLVDAFATVDDGEVWLRGLHIPEYTQGTWTNHAPRRTRKLLLHKREIEHLVGKTREGNQTLVPLSMYFSDGKVKVELALAKGKQDYDKRQDLARRTAEREVTRELGRRVKGMR
- a CDS encoding DMT family transporter; amino-acid sequence: MTPVLLALVAAVGYGVSDFVGGVASRRVAALRVVIVSYPLSLLLVLALAPFVGGEVTTEALLWGAASGIGSGLAVWWFYLALASGPMAVVSPLTAVLVAGLPAIVGILLGERPGAVAYLGIVVALVAVVLVSRESPDEVAGEVAGGRELRFTRTVAWLTVGSGVAFAFAFVGLHEIPDGTGLWPLAAARATATVVVWAVALTSRQFRPPHGEVLRLTAYIAVLDVVANAAMMYAFQGGLLSLVSVIGSLYPAATVLLAMVMLGERVSRIQQAGMLLALASVAMIAVAAT
- a CDS encoding acetyl/propionyl/methylcrotonyl-CoA carboxylase subunit alpha; amino-acid sequence: MYKPFDSVLIANRGEIAVRIIRAAHDAGLRAVAVYSDTDRDLPHVRLADESHALHGVTAADTYLDARKILDVALAAGAQAVHPGYGFLSENADFAEAVIAAGLVWIGPRPETIRALGDKVTARAIAETVGAPLVPGTRDPVQSVAEIQSFATEHGLPIAIKAAFGGGGRGLRVVRESRYIADEFEAATREAVVAFGRGECFVESYLDKPRHVEAQVLADTHGNVVVVGTRDCTLQRRHQKLVEEAPAPFLTSEQEAAIREGARAICFKSGYIGAGTVEFLVGCDGTVSFLEVNTRLQVEHPVTEQTTGLDLVLEQFRIARGESLSLTEDPEPIGHAFEFRINCEDPFGGFIPTPGTITKWEVPEGPGIRIDAGVEAGTVVGGQFDSMLAKLIVSGPDRATALARSRRALAEMRVEGLPTVLPFHRTVTRAPEFTTDSVAFAVHTTWIEAEAAAFLGLEEGSAEEIAGHPSGSTATDPNSVTVLIGGRAHRVNLPGLGILGPDAEGIRAQSKQTTSALQTPNHNGDDVSAPMQGTITKLTVTEGQQVQAGELIAVVEAMKMENPVRAHKSGRIESVDVTVGDTRAGGDVLCRIRSDADTRQG